The DNA region GCTCTACGCAACCACCGGCGACGGACAGCTCGTCAGCATCGATGCGTCCACGGGCCAGGCCCAGGAGCTCGGCGGTCTGGTCACCGCGTACGTCGACATCACGGCCGACGGCGACCTCGTCGGCATCGGTCCGGACGGCGTCGTCCGGGTCAGCGACGACTGGGGCGAGAGCTGGCAGGAGGCCGGTTCCATCGGCGGCCGTCCCGCGGCCTTCACGGTCACCGAGCAGGGCTGGTACGCCGCCACGGCCGAGGAGGCGTACCGCTCGAGCGACGACGGCGAAAGCTGGGAGCGGGTGCTGTCGAGCTCCTAGGAGCGGACAGGCGAATCTGCACCCGCCCGAGACGGCTCGCCTGCGGTTGCCGGGGCCGGCAACCGCAGGCGCCGCAGCAGGAGCGCATTGACCGCGACCAGGAAGCTCGAACCCGACATCGAGAGGGCCGCGATCTCCGGGCGGAGCATCAGCCCGAACGCCGGTACGAAGACGCCGGCCGCGATGGGAAGCGCGACGGCGTTGTAACCCACGGCCCAGCCCAGGTTCTGACGCATCTTGCGCAGGGTGCCGCGGCCGATGAGCAGGGCGACGGGGACGTCGAGCGGGTCGGATCGCATGAGGACGACGTCGGCCGCCTCGATGGCCACATCGGTCCCAGCCCCGACCGCGATACCGACATCGGCCTGGACGAGCGAGGGTGAGTCGTTCACCCCGTCGCCCACCATCGCGACGACCCTGCCCTCGGCCTGCAGCTTCTCGACCTGCTCGGCCTTGTCCTGCGGCAGCACCTCGGCGATCACCGTGTCGATGCCGAGTTCCGCGGCGATCCGCTCCGCCGTGGCCCGGTTGTCGCCGGTGAGCATGACCACGTGGATGCCGGCCTCGTGCAGAGCCGCCACGGCAGCCGTGGAGGTCTCCCGGATGGCGTCGGCGATGCCGACCACAGCGACCGCGCGGCCGTCGACGGCCACGAAGATCGCGGTGCGCCCACCGGCGGCGATCTCGTCGCGCCGGCGACCCAGATCTGCCTCGTCGATGCCCTCGGACTCGAGCAGCCGACGGTTGCCGACCGCGACCCGGTGCCCGTCGACCTCGGCGACGGCGCCGATACCCGTGACGTTGCGGAAGCCGGTCGCCCGCAACCTCGGGACAGCGGCCTCGTCGACGTACCGGACGACGGCGCGGGCCAGCGGGTGCTCGGACTCGCGCTCGACGGCACCGGCCAGCGCCAGCAGCCGCGTACGGTCGATGTCGCCGAGGACGACATCGGTCACCTCCGGCTCCCCCTTGGTGAGGGTGCCGGTCTTGTCCATGACGACGGTGTCGATACGTGCCGAGGTCTCGATCGCGGTGGCGTTCTTGAACAGGATCCCGCGCTTCGCGCCCAGACCGGAGCCGACCATGATGGCGGTCGGCGTCGCGAGCCCGAGCGCGTCGGGGCAGGTGATCACCACGACCGTGATCGCGAACAGGAGCGCTGTCGTGACCGCGGCGCCGGTGGCCCACCAGACCAGGAAGGTGGCGGCTCCACCGATCAGCGCGACGAGCACGAGCCAGAAGGCGGCCTTGTCGGCCAGTCGCTGGCCTGGGGCCTTGGAGTTCTGCGCCTGCTGCACGAGCGCCACGATCTGCGCGAGCGCGGTGTCCGCGCCGACCTTCGCGGCACGCACCCGCAGCGTCCCGCTCGCGTTGACGGTGGCGCCGGTGACCGCGTCGCCGGGTGCCTTGTGGATCGGCAGGCTCTCCCCTGTCACCATGGACTCGTCGACCTCGGACTCGCCCTCCTCCACGATGCCGTCGGTGGCGATCTTCGCGCCGGGACGTACGAGCAGCAGATCTCCGACCCTGACCTCCGAGGTCGGCATGTCGACAAATTGACCGTCCCGGATCACCGTCGCCCGGGGTGGGGCGAGGTCGAGCAGCGTACGGATGGCGTCGTTCGCTCCGCCGCGGGCGCGCATCTCGAACCAGTGGCCGAGCAGCACGAACGCCGCCAGCACCGTGGCGGCCTCGTAGAAGACCTCGCCACCGCCGGTCAGGGTGACCCCGAGGGAGTAGAGCCAGCCGGCACCGATGGCGACCGCGACCAGCACCATCATGTCGAGCGTGCGCGCCTTGAGCGCGCGCCAGGCTCCGTCGAAGAAGATCCACGACGAGTAGAAGACGACCGGGATCGACAGGATCAGGCTGAACACGTCGTCGCGCAGCCCGAACGGCGCCGGGCCGTCGAAGCCCAGGACCTCGCGCCCGATCGGCGACCAGAGCAGGATCGGGATCGAGAGCACCAGGGCCACCAGGAACCGGTTGCGCATGTCGGTGACCATGTCGGCCATCGACATGCCCTCGTGACCCCCGTGCCCCATCGCCTCGTGCGGCGACATCGTGGGAGCGTGCTCGTGGTCCGCATGTGCCGCGTGGTCCGCACGTGCCGCGTGGTCCCCATGGGCCGCATGGTCGCCGGGAGACGCGAGCGGGTCACAGATGTGGTCGGGCACCGACTGCCCGGAGCAGTGATAGCCGCACTCGCGGACCCAGTCGCGCAGCTGCGTCACGTCAGTACGCTCCGGATCGAACGTGACGGTCGCCGTCTGAGCAACCGGGTTGGCCTCCACGCCGAGGACACCCGGCCGACGCCCGAGAACGGACTCGGCCACCGCCTTGCTCGATGCCCAATGGACTCCCGAGACCTCGAGGACGGCTGTCACCGCACCGTCGTGGCTGCCGGCCGGGTCACGGTGGTGCTGATGCTCGTGGTTCATGCTGTGCCGTCCTTCACCAGTGACCATTTCCACAGCATACCCCTACGGGGTACCACGGCAAGGCCCGTACGTCGTTGGGGAGAGGGGCCTTTGGACCTCTCACAAGGTCCCTGTTGCCCTGCTGATTCCCCAGCCCGCTCGTGAAGATGGAGAGGAGTTCCGCCGAGAGGAGCACAGCCATGCCGTGGATCACGACCGGCGCCAGCCGCGTCGGCCCTTCGAATGCCGGGCGGCGTGCCGTCGATGACGCCCGACCGGAGCCTGCGAGCCGATGGGGTGCGGTTCGCGACACCGTCGGCGCGGTGACCGGCACAGTCCTGGGGATCGCTCCCCACGTCCTGCACCACATCGGACTCCTTGCGGGGGCGGCGCTGATCACCGGCTCCACGGGCAACGCTCTGTTCTACGCGATCGGCCTGCTGCTCTCGGTGCCGATGCTGCGGCGCCTCCACCGGCGGTTCCAGTCGCTGTGGGGGCCGACGATCGCGGTCGCCGTGTTCACCGGTCTGTTCTCCCTGTCGGCCTTCGTGATCGGACCGGCGATCTCCGGCAACAGCGACACCCCGCCGCCCTCGAGCCCGACGGACCACGGCCCGGGTTCTACGGACGAGCACGGCCACTGAACGCGAGCGCTGCCCAGGAGGTCGGGCCCGCACTGGTCCGCCACCACAACAGACTGCTGAGTGCGGCGAGCGCGAGCAGCCAGGCGACCGCGTACAGCAGCGGCACCACCTCATCGAACGAGGCGGTGAGCGCGCCGTCGAGGACGAGCCGTGTGCCTCCGTACGCCGGCAGCCATCTCGCCCACGCGTCCGGCTGGGCACTCAGCATCGGGCTCTGGGAGATTCCTACGTCCAGGAACGGCACCAGGAAGGCGAGGAACACTCCGCTCACCCGACCGAAGAGCGGTCCGACGAGTACCCCGACAAGGGCGTAGGTGGCGGCGACCAGCACGTTCCCCAGGGCGTAGACGGGCCAGTGTGCCGGGGAGAAGACCGCCGCTGTGACGGCGAGCGACACCGCTGCCGCGACCAGCACCGCGGCACCGATCGTGGTCAGCCGGACCGCCAGGAGGACTCCCGGACGCAGCCCTGCCAGGCACAGCCTTCGATCGGTGTCGCCCGTGGCGAGGACCGTGAACAGGCCGACCAGCATGGCCAGTGACGCGACGGCGATGGGAGCCATCGTTCCCGCATGGATCTCGGCCGGGTCGAACATCCTCACCGCCAGCCGACCGCTCTCACGCACCGCGATCCCGGTGTGTCCGTGCGGCGTGATGACGTCGGAGAGCACGATGAACACGGCGGGCACGACCGCCAGCAGCACCCACATGGCCGGGTTGCGTACCAGCTCCCGCATGCCCGTGCCGAGGCCCCGGCGGTACTGGTCGCTGCGGGATCCGGCTGCGTGCCTGCTCCGGCGGCTGCCGCGGCCGACAGCCGAGGTGCGGGCGATGAGCAACGCCGAGCCGCCCAGCGATGCGGCCACCCACGCGACGCTGATGCCCACGTCGCCGAGCCAGGCCGCGTGCCCCGAGGGTGTGTCGGCAAGCCACAGCGAGATGAAGTGGGTGGGCAGCACACGGGTGACCGGACTCTCGCTCGAGGACAGGGTCGGCCCGAAGAACACGTCGAGGATCCACACGAAGAGCACGACGACCGTGCCGTTCACCGGGTCGCGGGCGATGCTGCCGACGGCGGCGCCGATGCCGAGGTAGACCAGCGCGAACATGGTGGTGCCGATGATCAGCCGGACCGGGTGGTCCAAGGGCTGCCGCAGCGCCAGCACGGTCAACGAGACGGCAGTCGCGGCCACTGCCAGGAACGTGCCCGTCACGAGCCGGGCCGTGACGAGCGCGAGCGACCGAGCTCCGCACAACAGCAGCCGACGGTCGGTGTCGCGGGCGGCCGAGACCTGGAAGTACATGGCCACCGCCGCGAGAAATCCGGCCGCCCACCCCGCCGTGGCCTGCTCCAACGCCGTGCCGTCACCGCCGAGGAGCCGCGCCGCGTCCGCGAGCGAGTCCGCGGCGACGAGGACGAAGACGACCGGGACCAGCACCAGCACGATCAGGTTGGTGGAGTTCCTCGCGTAGTCACGCAGGAAGCCGCGCGCGAGAGTCCACCAGGTCACCGCGGGACCGCCTTTCCGTCGCGGATCTCCACGATCCGGTCGAAGCGGTCCTCGTCGACGACGAAGTGGCTCACGATCAGGGCGCTGCGGCCCGCGGCCCGACGCTCGGCGACCAGGTCCCAGAACTTGAGGTACGTGTCGAAGTCGAATCCCGCATAAGGCTCATCCAGCAACAGCACCTCGGGATCGGCCAGAAGAGCCAGGGAGAGGTTGAGCTTGGCCAGCGTGCCACCGGACAGCTCATCGGCTCGTACGTCGGCGTAGCGTGCAAAGCCCAAGGTCTCGTACAGGCCCTCGGCCGAGGTACGGGCCCGCGCGGAGGTGAGCCCGTAGGCGGCGCCGAACAGCTCGACGTGGTCGTCGCAGGTCAGCCGCCCGTACACCTGAGGGACCTGGGGGCAGTATCCGATGCGCCCCTCGTGGGTCACCGTTCCCTCGTCCTGGGCCAGGGCCCCGACCAGGATCTTCATCATGGTGGACTTTCCTGATCCGTTCTCGCCGACGAGGCCCACCACCTCGCCCGCACCGAGCTCCAGATCGATCCCCCGCAGCACCGGGTGCCGGCGCCGCCGAGGCCACCAGCCTCGACGGAACGACTTCACGATCCCCGCGGCGACGAGCACGTTCCTCACCGCTACGGGCTCGAGCATCACGTCAAGGTCCGCGGTGCTCATCGTTCGCCTAGCGGTGTGAGCGCGGGTCGCGCCGATGGTCGGCGTCGTGATGCTCGCTTCCTCCGCCGCCCTGCATGCCCTTCATCATGAAGATCATCATCAGCGGGCAGAGCAGAAGGACGGCGATCACAGCAAGGGACCCGAAGGGTACGCCGGCCCACAGAGCCCCCACGAAAGCGATTGCTGCCGCGACGGCGAACAGGCCCAGGTTCGAGGTCTTCATCGGTCTTCTCCTCAGCGTCCGGCGGTCGAGCCGCCTGACCTCAGCCTGGCCCTGCACACCGTCCGCGGCGAGGGCAGTTGGGCGACGGCCCGGGGGCAGTTGGTCCCGGGCGAAGGTCCTCGGTGCGAGCGGTCCTTCGACCCCGGGCGAGGTTCCTGCTGCCCTGCTGCTCCCCTCTCGTCGCTTGTGACGATGACGCGGAGGGCTGGGCCGAGAGGACGTGCCGAGAGGAGCAGAGTCATGTGGCAGGACCCTGAGATCGGGCGCCGGGCTGTCGTGCGCGGCGCTCTCGGAGTCCTGGCGGCCGGGGCCCTGGGCTCGTGCGGCGGCTCCGGCAGTCCAGGCACGTCCCGACCCGTCGGACCGCACTCCGACGCGGTCCGTGCAGCCGAGCGGTTGCGCCGTACGTCGGGGCAGCGTGTCGTGACCCGGAGCATCACCGCTCGACCCGGATCCGTCGACCTGGGCGGCAGGACGGTGTCGACCTGGACGTACGACGACGCCCTACCCGGGCCCGAGCTGCGGACGAGGGCCGGTGACCTGCTGCGGGTCGAGCTCACCAACGACCTCCCCGACGAGACGAGCATCCATTGGCACGGGCTGGCGTTGAGCAACGACATGGACGGCGTGCCGGGCCTGACCCAGGACCCGATCAGCGCCGGATCGAGGTTCGTCTACGAGTTCACCACCGCCGACCCCGGGACGTACTTCTTCCACCCGCACACCGGGGTCCAGCTCGATCGTGGCCTGTACGGCGTGCTGATCGTCGACGACCCCGCCGAGCCGGGTGACTACGACCAGGAGTGGGTCGTCGTCCTCGACGACTGGATCGACGGCACCGGACAGACACCCGACGATGTGCTGGAGCGCCTGGCATCGAGCACGGGGCACGGCGGGATGATGGACCGGACGATGCAGTCGGAACTGCTGGGAAGCGCCGGAGACGTCGACTACCCGCTCTACCTGATCAACGGACGCACCCCTCGCGCGCCGGTGACCTTGACCGGTCGCCCCGGGCAGCGGGCCCGGGTCCGGATCGTCAACGCCGGCTCCGACACCGCCTTCCGGGTCGCTCTCGGCGGCCATCGGCTGACGGTCACCCACTCGGACGGGTTTCCGGTGAGACCGGTCGTCACCGATGCCCTGCTGATCGGCATGGGCGAGCGGTACGACGTGATCGTCGATCTCGCTGACGGGGTGTTCCCGCTGGTCGCGCAGGCTGAGGGCAAGTCCGGTGTGGGGCTGGCGCTCGTGCGCACCGGCGCAGGCGCCGCGCCAACGGTGGGGACGACTGTTCGCGAGCTCGACCGGCAGGTCCTGCTGGGCACCGATCTGGCCGCGGCGGACGGTGTGCGGCTCGGTTCGCGGAGCATCGACAGAAAACTGGACGCCGTGCTCGGCGGCGGGATGATGTCCTACCGGTGGACGATCAACGGTGCCGCGTTCCCCGACGCCGATCCGCTGGAGGTGGCGCAGGGCGAACGGGTCAGCCTCCGCGTACGGAACACCTCGATGATGTTCCACCCGATGCATCTGCACGGCCACACCTTCGCGCTAACGGGGAGCGGCGTCCGCAAGGACACGGTGGTCGTGCGCCCCCATCAGAGCCTCGAGGTCGATCTCCAGGCCGACAACCCCGGCCAGTGGGCACTGCACTGCCACAACGTCTACCACGCCGAGACCGGCATGATGACCGTGCTCTCCTACCGGCGGTGACCCGGCTCGCGCGGGGCACGGGCCGAGGTCACAGGGCGCCGACGGCGCGGAGGACGAACTCCTCGATCCGCTCGGCCGGCAGGTGGCGGGTGCCGAGGACGGCGTGGACGAGGGCGAGGGTGGCGTCGACGTCGGTGACGACGAAGTTGCCCCGGTCGGCGCCCTGCTCGAGGATCTCGGCGAGGACCTGCTCGACGGCCACGATGTGCTCGCGGATCTCCTGGCGGGCCTCCTCCGGGAGCCCGCCGTAGACCTGGGGTCCGAAGCCCATGTGGAACTTCTCGCCCAGCGCGAGGTGGTTGCGTACGTAGATCCGCAGCCGCTCCGCCGGATGCTCACTCGCCGCGAGCTGTGCCTGGAGGGAAGCGACGTACTCCGAGGTCTCGTGGGTCGCGAACGCGACCATCACCGCATCGCGGTCCTTGAAGTGGTGGTAGATCGCGGTGCGCCCGATGTCGGCGCGCTGGGCCAGCTTCGACATGGTGACGGCGTCATAGCTGCCCTCGGCCATCAGCTCCGCGAACGCCTCGAAGATCCGCTCGCGCACCAGCCTGCGGTGCTCGGCGACGTTCTCGGCGGCGATACGGGGCACGAGAACGAACCCTAGTTCACGTGCGATAGGTGTCGAGGCGAGCGCCGAGCTCCTCGAAGAGCGCCTGGTTGAGACCGAAGGCGACCTGGACCTCCTCGACGATGCGCATCTTCTCCGCAGGGTCGAGGTCCAGGGCGTCGAGGCGGGCGCGGTAGCCGTCCTTGTAGGGCTTCGGCTTCGGGATCTCGGCGAACTCGTAGAACGCCACCCCTTCGCCGTCGAGCTCGAAGAACCGGTCGAGCAGCCGGCCGATCGCCTGGCCACCGGAGAGATCGCCGAGGTAGCGGGTGTAGTGGTGGGCCGCGTAAAGACCGCCCCAGGCCCGGGTGGCCTCGATCCGGTCGGCGTACGCATCGGCAGCCGCCGACTCCACGCCGTCGCGCTCGACACCCGGCGCCCACACGGCCAGGTCGGCGTCGATCGCGGCCAGGCGCTCCAGCGCGAGGTCGTGGACGGCCGCGGCGATGGGGTCGGTGGCGGCCAGGTCACGGCCCACCGACTCGAGCGCGACGTAGACCTTGCGCAGGCGCAGCAGGTAGTCGGCGTACCCCTGCTTGTTGACCCGTCCGGCCAACAGCTCCTCCATGAAGGAGGAGGTCTCGGCGGCGGTGTGCTGGACCCGGGAGCCCTCGCGCATCAGTGCGGAGAGCGGAGCTCCGGAGGTCTCGTCGACAAGGAGGGCGGACATGTGTGCTCCAGAGAGGTCGGGGCGTCGGGCGGGCGGCGTTCCGAACAAAGATATTGACACACTGTCAGAAAGTCATCAAGGCCTTGGTTAGGTTACCCTAAGTAGCACTCGATCGTGATTGAGAACGAGTTTTTACAATCCGGACGGAAAAGAACAGCCCGGGCACAGGATCCATACGGCCGATCCATATCGAAGGCGACTTCCGGGACATTGGTCATTTCTGCCTCGAAATCGGCCCCGAGCACGACGTGTTACCGGCGAAGTTACGGGGAAATTCTGTGACCTCGGGTCTGGATTGAGCGCTGGGCGACGGCGAATCGACGTGGCTAGACTCCCCGCTTCGTCACGGCGAGTCACAGCAACCGGGGGGCTGCAGAGGCTGACTTCTACTCGTCGTGCCCTGTCATCGACAGTTATCAACACCATTGGAGAAGTCACTTGCGCTCCCCACTCTCGGTCCGCGGAGCCGCCCTTGTTGCGGCGACCGCGATGATCGGTCTTTCCGTGACCGCGGCCCCGGCGACTGCGTCGGCGGAGAAGCCCCAGGCCAAGGCGTCGTCGGTCGCTCTGACCGTCAACGTGTCTGACAAGGTCAAGGCGGACACCGGCCGCTACACCGCCACCTACAACGGCAAGAAGACCGTCAACTCCGGCACCAACAAGCCGGCCCTTCCCCTCCTCGAGGGCGAGCAGCAGCTGCTCTCCGTCGGCGTGTTCGCCCAGGACGCCGCCGCCGCACTCCGCAACGGCACCGTCTACTCCGGCGCCTGCTCGGCGCTGGCCGGCAAGGGCGCGACCCTGGTCTCCATCGGCGACGGCTCCAGCTGCGTCAAGCCGGGCGAGGCCGTCACGGTGAACCTGGCCGAGCTCGACCTGCAGAAGCTGGGCGCGACCACCGACTACGTGCTCAACGACGAGAGCAAGGACTTCCACGTCAAGCTCGGCCCGGTCAACGACCTGGTGCAGAACGTCGTCTCCGGCGTGCTCACCAAGGTCGGTGGCCTCTCGGTCGGCGTCGACCTCGACGCCGCGGAGAGCACCTGCGTGGCGAAGGGCAGCACGTTCAAGGGCGACACCCAGCTCAAGAACGCCGCCGTCACCGTCAACGTCCCCGGCAAGGGTGACATCAAGGTCGCCGACCTCCCGGCGAACCCGAAGAAGAACACGACGGTCGTCCCGGACCTCTCCCCGGTGACCGACGCCGTTCTCGGTCGCGTCGACACGCTGCTGCAGTCGGGCCTGAAGAGCCAGGCCGCGGGCGGCCTGGACATCTCCATCCGCGTCGACCTGATCGAGCACATCAAGGAGCAGCTCGCCGTGCTGCTCAAGGGTCTCGAGACCGACCTGGTGAAGCTCACCCTGAACAAGCAGACTCTGAACAAGCAGGCCGGGACCGCCAAGTCGCTCGAGGTGTCCGCTCTGGACATCAAGGTGCTCGACGCCGTGAAGAAGGTCGGCGTCCCGACCGCCGCCAAGGTCGCCATCGGCACCAGCACCTGCGGCACCAACGGCCTCACCGCCGCCGAGGAGAAGGCTGCGGCCACCGGCGACAAGAAGAACGTCGACGTCGTCGTCTCCGGCGACAAGTCCGACCCGGACACCAGCGTTCAGGCCAAGCCCGACAACGCCCCGGCCAACGCCGAGCTCAACCTGCTCTCGTCGCCGGCCGCCAAGGGCGGGTTCGCCGCCGGCGCGCTCGTGCTGCTCGTCGCCGCCGCTGCCGCCACCCGGTGGTTCCTGCTGCGCCGCGCACACGCCTGATCCACTGATCAGCACCCCGTCCCGGGCCAAGGCTTCCAGCCTTGGCCCGGGATTCTTCTTGGGGTGAGCGACCGGGCGGCGCGCCTGCGTGCCGACCGCTGCAGGATCCGACAAAGTTGCGCCGCCCCCGATGCTCCCCAGAGCTCTTCCCCAACTCTCTGGAGTCCCCCCATGCTGCGCCCCTTGGCGACCGTGCTCGCCGTCGTACTCCTCTGCGCCGGTTGTGCCGAGATCTCCCCGCCCGACACCGCGGTCCAAGCCGGATACGGCGCCGAGAGCGGTGAGGAGGTCAGCCTCCCGCTGACCGAGGCCATCGCGAAGCTCCCGGTCGCCAAGGAGGTCACCTCCGGCTACGAGCGGGAGAAGTTCAACCACTGGGTCGACGCCGACGGCGACTGTCAGGACGCCCGCAACGAGGTGCTCCTCGAGGAGTCGAGGAAGAAAGTACGCGGCAGGTGCGAGGTGAGCCGGGGCACCTGGCTCTCCACGTACGACGGCGTCACCCTCAAACGCCCCGGCGGCCTCGACATCGACCACATGGTCCCGCTCAAGGAGAGCTGGGAGTCCGGCGCCGACGCGTGGAACGACGAGCAGCGGGAGGCGTACGCCAACGACCTCGGCGACCCGCGCGCCCTCATCGCCGTCACCGCCGCGACCAACCGCAGCAAGGGCGACCAGGACCCGGCCGACTGGATGCCCGACGCCACGAGCTACCACTGCACGTACGTCGCCGACTGGGTCGCCGTGAAGATCCGCTGGAGCCTCTTCGTGGACCGTGCGGAGAAGGCCGCGCTGAAGCGGATCGCGGCAGGCTGCGACAACCCCGTGATCACCGTACGTCTGGCCCGGGCCGAGCAGCCCGAGGGCGACCGCGGCGAGGGTGAGGTGCCCGCGGGCGGCACCGGCGAGGACCCCCGCTTCGACACCTGCGCCAAGGCCGCCGCGAAGGGCTACGGGCCCTACCGGAAGGGACGCGACACCGAGTACGAGTGGTATCGCGACGGCGACCGCGACGGCACCGTCTGCGACAGCTGATTCCGCCCTGCAGAAGCGGGCTACTCGCCCGTAACCCCCGTTGTCCCACCCCGTTGAGTGTGACGAAGGTCAAAGGGAGGGGAGAAGTACGTGCGCACAACACTCATCGCGCGAGGAGCCGCAGTCGCGGCCGCAGCTGCCATGGTTGCCTTGTCAGCCGCACCCGCGAGCGCCGCGACGGTGTCGCAGGCGTCCGCAACCGCGCTGAGCCTGGAGCTCGCCGGCACCGGGGCGAGGGACACCGGCACCTATGCCGTCACCAACAACGGCTCCACCGAGTCCGCCGAAGGCACCAACGAGCCGCTCATCACCGCGCTCGGCGGACAGAAGGCGATCCACGCCGGCACGCTGGCCCAGGACGCCGTGGCCACCAAGGACGCCACCTCGGCAGCCTGCTCGGGCCTGGCCGGAGACGGCGCGACCGTGGTCGCCGTGGGATCCGGCGACTGCCTCAGCGGCGGCGACAACATCTCGCTCGATGCGGC from Nocardioides luteus includes:
- a CDS encoding heavy metal translocating P-type ATPase translates to MNHEHQHHRDPAGSHDGAVTAVLEVSGVHWASSKAVAESVLGRRPGVLGVEANPVAQTATVTFDPERTDVTQLRDWVRECGYHCSGQSVPDHICDPLASPGDHAAHGDHAARADHAAHADHEHAPTMSPHEAMGHGGHEGMSMADMVTDMRNRFLVALVLSIPILLWSPIGREVLGFDGPAPFGLRDDVFSLILSIPVVFYSSWIFFDGAWRALKARTLDMMVLVAVAIGAGWLYSLGVTLTGGGEVFYEAATVLAAFVLLGHWFEMRARGGANDAIRTLLDLAPPRATVIRDGQFVDMPTSEVRVGDLLLVRPGAKIATDGIVEEGESEVDESMVTGESLPIHKAPGDAVTGATVNASGTLRVRAAKVGADTALAQIVALVQQAQNSKAPGQRLADKAAFWLVLVALIGGAATFLVWWATGAAVTTALLFAITVVVITCPDALGLATPTAIMVGSGLGAKRGILFKNATAIETSARIDTVVMDKTGTLTKGEPEVTDVVLGDIDRTRLLALAGAVERESEHPLARAVVRYVDEAAVPRLRATGFRNVTGIGAVAEVDGHRVAVGNRRLLESEGIDEADLGRRRDEIAAGGRTAIFVAVDGRAVAVVGIADAIRETSTAAVAALHEAGIHVVMLTGDNRATAERIAAELGIDTVIAEVLPQDKAEQVEKLQAEGRVVAMVGDGVNDSPSLVQADVGIAVGAGTDVAIEAADVVLMRSDPLDVPVALLIGRGTLRKMRQNLGWAVGYNAVALPIAAGVFVPAFGLMLRPEIAALSMSGSSFLVAVNALLLRRLRLPAPATAGEPSRAGADSPVRS
- a CDS encoding ABC transporter permease translates to MTWWTLARGFLRDYARNSTNLIVLVLVPVVFVLVAADSLADAARLLGGDGTALEQATAGWAAGFLAAVAMYFQVSAARDTDRRLLLCGARSLALVTARLVTGTFLAVAATAVSLTVLALRQPLDHPVRLIIGTTMFALVYLGIGAAVGSIARDPVNGTVVVLFVWILDVFFGPTLSSSESPVTRVLPTHFISLWLADTPSGHAAWLGDVGISVAWVAASLGGSALLIARTSAVGRGSRRSRHAAGSRSDQYRRGLGTGMRELVRNPAMWVLLAVVPAVFIVLSDVITPHGHTGIAVRESGRLAVRMFDPAEIHAGTMAPIAVASLAMLVGLFTVLATGDTDRRLCLAGLRPGVLLAVRLTTIGAAVLVAAAVSLAVTAAVFSPAHWPVYALGNVLVAATYALVGVLVGPLFGRVSGVFLAFLVPFLDVGISQSPMLSAQPDAWARWLPAYGGTRLVLDGALTASFDEVVPLLYAVAWLLALAALSSLLWWRTSAGPTSWAALAFSGRARP
- a CDS encoding ATP-binding cassette domain-containing protein, whose translation is MSTADLDVMLEPVAVRNVLVAAGIVKSFRRGWWPRRRRHPVLRGIDLELGAGEVVGLVGENGSGKSTMMKILVGALAQDEGTVTHEGRIGYCPQVPQVYGRLTCDDHVELFGAAYGLTSARARTSAEGLYETLGFARYADVRADELSGGTLAKLNLSLALLADPEVLLLDEPYAGFDFDTYLKFWDLVAERRAAGRSALIVSHFVVDEDRFDRIVEIRDGKAVPR
- a CDS encoding DUF2933 domain-containing protein, encoding MKTSNLGLFAVAAAIAFVGALWAGVPFGSLAVIAVLLLCPLMMIFMMKGMQGGGGSEHHDADHRRDPRSHR
- a CDS encoding multicopper oxidase family protein yields the protein MWQDPEIGRRAVVRGALGVLAAGALGSCGGSGSPGTSRPVGPHSDAVRAAERLRRTSGQRVVTRSITARPGSVDLGGRTVSTWTYDDALPGPELRTRAGDLLRVELTNDLPDETSIHWHGLALSNDMDGVPGLTQDPISAGSRFVYEFTTADPGTYFFHPHTGVQLDRGLYGVLIVDDPAEPGDYDQEWVVVLDDWIDGTGQTPDDVLERLASSTGHGGMMDRTMQSELLGSAGDVDYPLYLINGRTPRAPVTLTGRPGQRARVRIVNAGSDTAFRVALGGHRLTVTHSDGFPVRPVVTDALLIGMGERYDVIVDLADGVFPLVAQAEGKSGVGLALVRTGAGAAPTVGTTVRELDRQVLLGTDLAAADGVRLGSRSIDRKLDAVLGGGMMSYRWTINGAAFPDADPLEVAQGERVSLRVRNTSMMFHPMHLHGHTFALTGSGVRKDTVVVRPHQSLEVDLQADNPGQWALHCHNVYHAETGMMTVLSYRR
- a CDS encoding TetR/AcrR family transcriptional regulator, translating into MPRIAAENVAEHRRLVRERIFEAFAELMAEGSYDAVTMSKLAQRADIGRTAIYHHFKDRDAVMVAFATHETSEYVASLQAQLAASEHPAERLRIYVRNHLALGEKFHMGFGPQVYGGLPEEARQEIREHIVAVEQVLAEILEQGADRGNFVVTDVDATLALVHAVLGTRHLPAERIEEFVLRAVGAL
- a CDS encoding biliverdin-producing heme oxygenase yields the protein MSALLVDETSGAPLSALMREGSRVQHTAAETSSFMEELLAGRVNKQGYADYLLRLRKVYVALESVGRDLAATDPIAAAVHDLALERLAAIDADLAVWAPGVERDGVESAAADAYADRIEATRAWGGLYAAHHYTRYLGDLSGGQAIGRLLDRFFELDGEGVAFYEFAEIPKPKPYKDGYRARLDALDLDPAEKMRIVEEVQVAFGLNQALFEELGARLDTYRT
- a CDS encoding HNH endonuclease family protein — encoded protein: MLRPLATVLAVVLLCAGCAEISPPDTAVQAGYGAESGEEVSLPLTEAIAKLPVAKEVTSGYEREKFNHWVDADGDCQDARNEVLLEESRKKVRGRCEVSRGTWLSTYDGVTLKRPGGLDIDHMVPLKESWESGADAWNDEQREAYANDLGDPRALIAVTAATNRSKGDQDPADWMPDATSYHCTYVADWVAVKIRWSLFVDRAEKAALKRIAAGCDNPVITVRLARAEQPEGDRGEGEVPAGGTGEDPRFDTCAKAAAKGYGPYRKGRDTEYEWYRDGDRDGTVCDS